CACCGATATCTTTGCTGGTAAAGGCTTTTATTGTGCCGTCCGAGTTATATTCTAAAACCTCATCGTCTGGAGTTACTTGCCCGGTAATCCATAACGGCAGTTTGTTGAGTGGTATTTGCATGCCACTGACTCGCGAGATAAGTTGTTGCGGGTCTCTATCGGTATAGGTTTTACCTTGAACATCGATACTAGTAAGGCCGTATTGAGAAGTCAGTGACAAGACGGTAGTGCCAATAACAGTAGTGAGCTTTAAGTCATCATGAGGTTGGTTAAAAGTATTGTCGTGAAACCAAAATAAATTAGTGCTGAATTTATCGGTATTCGAGCGAAATGCCAGTTTACCTTGAATCTCCCAGGCGTTTGCTTCACTGGCTTGACTGACGTCAATATCGGTGAGCTTATGGGGAGGTTTAACTGAACACGCTGCCAAAAAAAGACAACAAAGTAGCATCACGCGCTGTAGGGAAGATGTTAAATATCGCAAAAGATTTCGCTACCTATATATAGTGGTACTTTATGATACTGACCTAAGCGGCTATTGTAAAAATGCTTTTTGATTTTTGCATTTTTATTAGCCAATTGAAGTAAATATAGTAAGAAAGCTTTGCTTGTTAAGTGTTTATAGGCATCATAAAGTTTAAATGAATGGGTCTACTTTCCTATCTTTTTGTTAACAAGATAGAATTTTTAGAAAAAATATAGACAATTATTCGGTTTTGTTAAGCCAATTGTGTTTTTAGTTTTGGCAATTAAGTAGAATAGCCTAATTAATGATCCCGCGAAGAACTTAAAACGAGTCACATGAGCCTAGTAGCAATCGGAATAAATCATAAAACCGCCACGGTCGACCTTCGTGAGAAAGTCGCCTTTTCGCCTGACAAAATTCATGACGCCATGAAGAGTCTGGCCAGCCGCACCAGCTCTGGTGAAGCCGTGATCGTGTCGACATGTAATCGCACCGAACTCTATTGTAATAATGGATCTAAAGCAGACATTATTGAGTGGCTTGAGGATTACCATAGCTTGACGCATGAAGAGCTAATGCCATGTATCTACAGCTATGAGAATCAAGAGTGCGTAAAACATTTAATGCGCGTGTCTTCTGGACTTGATTCACTGGTATTAGGTGAGCCGCAAATTTTAGGTCAAGTGAAGCAAGCTTTCGTTAAAGCCAAAGAAGCGGGCACCACAGCGGTCACTATCGACCGTTTGTTTCAAAATACCTTCTCTGTTGCGAAAAAAGTGCGCACCGAAACTGAAATCGGCGCCGCAGCTGTGTCAGTTGCATTTGCCGCTGTTAGCATGGCCAAACATATTTTCTCGTCACTAAGCACAACTAACGTATTGTTGATTGGCGCTGGTGAAACTATCGAATTGGTTGCTAAGCATTTAAAAGACAATGAAGTCGCTGGCATTGTGGTTGCTAATCGTACGGTTGAGCGTGCTCAAGCCATGTGTGAAGAGTTTGATGCCACAGCAATTACACTGCAAGAGATACCTGACTATCTACCTAAAGCCGATATCGTGATATCCTCTACCGCCAGTCCATTACCTATATTAGGTAAAGGCATGGTTGAAAAGGCGCTGAAACAACGCCGTCATCAACCAATGTTATTAGTTGATATTGCCGTTCCACGAGATATTGAAGCAGAAGTTGGCGAATTAGACGATGCTTTCCTTTATACTGTGGACGATTTGCACAGCATCATTGAACAGAACATGGCTTCACGTAAAGAAGCCGCCGAGCAGGCAGAGATAATTGCCGATGAGCAAGCCCATGTATTTATGGAATGGGTGAGATCGTTAGAGTCTGTAGATAGTATTCGAGAATACCGTAGCCAAAGTTTGGCAATTAAAGATGAATTAGTAGAACGCGCCTTGAATAAATTGACTCAAGGTGGTGACAATGAACAAGTGATTTTAGAGCTAGCGAACCGCCTAACCAATCGCCTTATTCATGCGCCAACACAAGCGTTAACTTCTGCTAGTCGTCAAGGAGACTTGAATACCTTAGGCCAATTACGCGTCACGCTTGGTTTAGATAAAATTTAAGGTAACAACGTTAAATGAAAGAGTCGGTTATTCGCAAGCTGGAAGGCTTGCTTGAACGTAATGAAGAAGTGTTAGCATTACTGAGTGATGCACAAGTTATTGCGGATCAAGACCGCTTTCGCACCTTATCAAAAGAATTTTCTCAGCTTGAAGACATCGTAAAAAGCTTCACTTCGTTCCAAGAGGCGCAAGAGAACCTTGAGTCTGCTAACGAAATGTTAGCAGAAGACGACGCTGAAATGCGCGAAATGGCGCAAGAAGAAATTAAAGAAGCAAAATCAGAAATTGCACGTCTTGAAGACGAATTGCAGATTTTACTGCTGCCTAAAGATCCTAACGATGATCGTAATGCCTTTATCGAAATTCGCGCAGGTGCGGGTGGTGATGAAGCCGCGATTTTTGCGGGTGACTTATTCCGTATGTATTCACGTTACTGCGAGTCGAACAAGTGGCAAATGGAAGTCATGAACGCGAACGAAGGCGAGCATGGTGGATTTAAAGAGCTGATTGTTCAAGTGAGCGGTGAAGGTGTTTACGGCAAGCTTAAGTTTGAGTCAGGTGGACACCGTGTTCAACGTGTACCAGAAACTGAATCACAAGGTCGCGTACATACCTCTGCAGTTACTGTTGTGGTATTGCCTGAAGTGCCAGAAGCTGAACAAATTTCAATTAATCCAGCAGACTTGAAAGTGGATACCTTCCGCGCATCAGGTGCCGGTGGTCAGCACGTCAACAAAACCGATTCCGCAATCCGTATTACTCACGTACCTTCAGGTATTGTGGTGGAATGTCAGGATCAGCGCTCGCAGCATAAGAACCGTGCCCAAGCAATGAGTGTTCTTTCTGCTCGCCTGCAAGCTGTTGAAGATGAGAAACGCCGTAGTGAAGAAGAATCTACTCGTCGTAACTTAGTGGCAAGTGGCGATCGCTCTGAACGTATTCGTACTTATAACTTCCCTCAGGGGCGTATGAGCGAACACCGCATTAATTTAACGCTTTACCGCTTAAATGAAATTATGGAAGGCGATTTAAACTCCATCATTGAGCCATTGATGCAAGAAGAACAAGCTGATCTGCTTGCAGCATTAGCTGACGATTAATTTCAAAAACTTATTTTAATAGCTCTTTTTAATAGCTAGTTTTAATAGCTAGTTTCAATGGCTATTAAAATGACTAAGGAACGACGTTGCCACAGTCTTCTTTTTCTACCATTGCGGAATCTTTGCAATGGGCTTATAGCCAGTTGGTCGACTCATCTGAGTCGGCTAATATTGATGCAGAAGCCTTGCTTCTGCATTGTCTTAATAAGCAGCGCAGTTATCTCTACACTTGGCCTGAAAAGGTACTCACTGCTGACCAATTTAAATCGTTTCAAACCATGATTGAAAAGCGTAAGCAGGGCATGCCTGTTGCTCATATTATTGGTGAACGTGAGTTTTGGTCTCTGCCATTTATTGTTAATGCCACCACACTTATTCCACGCCCTGATACAGAAATATTAGTCGAAACAGCACTTAATTTGCCGTTAGATAACAATGCAAAAGTATTGGATTTAGGTACAGGAACCGGCGCTATTGCCTTGTCTTTAGCCTCTGAACGTCCTGAGTGGCAGATGACAGCCATCGACAAAGTAGATGATGCGGTTGAATTAGCAAAAGCCAATCGTGAAAACTTAAATCTTGCTCATGTTGAAATACTACAATCTGACTGGTTCAGTGCTGTAGAACATCAAGATTTTAATTTGATTGTGTCCAACCCTCCTTATATTGATGAAACCGATGTGCATCTTGATTTAGGTGATGTTCGTTTTGAGCCATCAAGTGCTTTAACAGCCGCAGAACAAGGTTTTGCTGATTTATTTCATATTGCCCAACACGCGACTAAACATTTATCTCAAGGTGGATACTTGTTGTTAGAACATGGTTTTGAGCAAGCGTTAGTGGTTAGGCAAAAACTGATTGAGCTTGGGTATGACAATGTGGCTACAGTGCGTGACTTTGGCAGCAATGACCGCTGCACACTAGGACAATGGCAAGGCACATTAAAAGACTAGTTACACAACATTCACCTTTGTAAAATCAGTGTTTTTCTTAAAATTGCTATAGAGCCGCTTGATCGAGTAAACTAGCGGCCATTTTATCTGTAGCTCAAAGAGAAAAACAATAATGGAAACCTTTTACAGTTTATATCCTGCTGTTAAGCACACGCACTTAACTTTCATCTTTTTAAGTGTGGTATTCTTTATTACTCGCTTTGTACTGCATATGCGTCAATCTCCAGTGATGGACAAGAAGTTTATTAAGATTGCACCGCATGTAATTGATACCTTCTTATTATTGTCAGGACTGACATTGTGCTTCATGATCAAGCAGTATCCTTTTGTGGATGCGTGGATGACAGAGAAGTTACTTGCAGTACTTGCTTACATCGGTTTAGGTGTAATGGCACTGAAAGGTGACCGCAATAAATTCTTCAAAATCTTTGCCTTTTTAGGCGCTATTGGATGGCTCGTATTGGCTGCCAGGCTGGCTCATTTTAAACAAGTTGTATTAATGGGTTAATAGAGTTTCATGGCTAAACATCAAATGAATGATGCAGTGAAGATCCCAGACACTGCATTCGAA
This window of the Shewanella goraebulensis genome carries:
- the lolB gene encoding lipoprotein insertase outer membrane protein LolB produces the protein MAACSVKPPHKLTDIDVSQASEANAWEIQGKLAFRSNTDKFSTNLFWFHDNTFNQPHDDLKLTTVIGTTVLSLTSQYGLTSIDVQGKTYTDRDPQQLISRVSGMQIPLNKLPLWITGQVTPDDEVLEYNSDGTIKAFTSKDIGEDWQVKFISYQQRSGASVPRLLQIDRADVQIKIQINQWQALTPITDNL
- the hemA gene encoding glutamyl-tRNA reductase, which encodes MSLVAIGINHKTATVDLREKVAFSPDKIHDAMKSLASRTSSGEAVIVSTCNRTELYCNNGSKADIIEWLEDYHSLTHEELMPCIYSYENQECVKHLMRVSSGLDSLVLGEPQILGQVKQAFVKAKEAGTTAVTIDRLFQNTFSVAKKVRTETEIGAAAVSVAFAAVSMAKHIFSSLSTTNVLLIGAGETIELVAKHLKDNEVAGIVVANRTVERAQAMCEEFDATAITLQEIPDYLPKADIVISSTASPLPILGKGMVEKALKQRRHQPMLLVDIAVPRDIEAEVGELDDAFLYTVDDLHSIIEQNMASRKEAAEQAEIIADEQAHVFMEWVRSLESVDSIREYRSQSLAIKDELVERALNKLTQGGDNEQVILELANRLTNRLIHAPTQALTSASRQGDLNTLGQLRVTLGLDKI
- the prfA gene encoding peptide chain release factor 1, giving the protein MKESVIRKLEGLLERNEEVLALLSDAQVIADQDRFRTLSKEFSQLEDIVKSFTSFQEAQENLESANEMLAEDDAEMREMAQEEIKEAKSEIARLEDELQILLLPKDPNDDRNAFIEIRAGAGGDEAAIFAGDLFRMYSRYCESNKWQMEVMNANEGEHGGFKELIVQVSGEGVYGKLKFESGGHRVQRVPETESQGRVHTSAVTVVVLPEVPEAEQISINPADLKVDTFRASGAGGQHVNKTDSAIRITHVPSGIVVECQDQRSQHKNRAQAMSVLSARLQAVEDEKRRSEEESTRRNLVASGDRSERIRTYNFPQGRMSEHRINLTLYRLNEIMEGDLNSIIEPLMQEEQADLLAALADD
- the prmC gene encoding peptide chain release factor N(5)-glutamine methyltransferase — translated: MPQSSFSTIAESLQWAYSQLVDSSESANIDAEALLLHCLNKQRSYLYTWPEKVLTADQFKSFQTMIEKRKQGMPVAHIIGEREFWSLPFIVNATTLIPRPDTEILVETALNLPLDNNAKVLDLGTGTGAIALSLASERPEWQMTAIDKVDDAVELAKANRENLNLAHVEILQSDWFSAVEHQDFNLIVSNPPYIDETDVHLDLGDVRFEPSSALTAAEQGFADLFHIAQHATKHLSQGGYLLLEHGFEQALVVRQKLIELGYDNVATVRDFGSNDRCTLGQWQGTLKD
- a CDS encoding SirB2 family protein; translated protein: METFYSLYPAVKHTHLTFIFLSVVFFITRFVLHMRQSPVMDKKFIKIAPHVIDTFLLLSGLTLCFMIKQYPFVDAWMTEKLLAVLAYIGLGVMALKGDRNKFFKIFAFLGAIGWLVLAARLAHFKQVVLMG